In Scleropages formosus chromosome 20, fSclFor1.1, whole genome shotgun sequence, a single window of DNA contains:
- the foxl3 gene encoding forkhead box L3: MFDNTQYPYNCFNYDGDGYPTCGTDDEKKMCRPAYSYIALIAMAIQQSPGRRVTLSGIYEFIMRRFPYYRSNQRAWQNSIRHNLSLNSCFVKVPRTEGNEKGKGNYWTFATGCESMLDLFENGNFRRRRRRRNIKMGFREPPEAFLPMEGPQETPMGQLDSSPFCSIDPSQRQAPLNPPSLGKPDSEIKFSIDYILSTPDPAPGFRPPHSSTTGPQIQLLEPQHLNLHFWTM, from the exons ATGTTTGATAATACGCAGTATCCGTACAACTGCTTCAATTATGACGGTGACGGATACCCTACCTGTGGTACTGATGACGAGAAGAAAATGTGTCGACCTGCGTACag CTACATCGCGCTCATCGCCATGGCCATCCAGCAGAGCCCCGGGCGCAGGGTCACTCTGTCCGGCATCTACGAGTTCATCATGCGGAGGTTCCCCTACTACCGCAGTAACCAGCGCGCCTGGCAGAACTCCATCCGGCACAACCTGTCCCTCAACAGCTGCTTCGTCAAG GTTCCCAGGACTGAAGGCAATGAAAAGGGCAAAGGAAACTACTGGACTTTCGCCACAGGATGCGAGTCCATGCTGGACCTCTTTGAAAACGGCAActttcgccgccgccgccgcagaCGCAACATCAAGATGGGCTTCCGGGAGCCCCCTGAGGCCTTCCTGCCCATGGAGGGTCCGCAGGAGACCCCCATGGGGCAGCTAGACTCCAGCCCCTTCTGCTCCATTGACCCCAGCCAGAGACAAGCCCCACTGAACCCCCCCTCCCTGGGAAAACCTGATTCTGAAATTAAGTTCAGCATTGACTACATCCTCTCCACCCCAGACCCCGCTCCTGGCTTTCGCCCCCCTCATTCCAGCACCACGGGACCCCAGATTCAGCTGCTGGAGCCCCAGCACCTCAATCTGCACTTCTGGACCATGTGA